From a single Nicotiana tomentosiformis chromosome 2, ASM39032v3, whole genome shotgun sequence genomic region:
- the LOC104109633 gene encoding cationic amino acid transporter 5 encodes MLSVFCYTEFAVEIPVAGGSFAYIRVELGDFAAFITAGNIILGSIAGGAAVARAWTSYFTTLLNLHPNSLRIHTNLADGFNLLDPIAVAVLVITSIIAISSTRRTSYFNWIASAVNMMVILFVIVAGFAHANSSNLTPFMPHGAKGIFVAAAIVYFAYGGFDNIATMAEETKNPSKDIPLGLLGSMSIITVIYCLMALSLSMMQKYTDIDPNAAYSVAFQSVGMKWAKYLVALGALKGMTTVLLVGAIGHARYTTHIARVHMIPPWFALVHPKTGTPINATLLIRLASACIAFFSSLDVLTSLLSVSSLLISMMMAVALLVRRYYVRGITPRTNFLKLTFFLQVIILSSIGTSAYWGLNPNGWLGYTITVPLWFLATLAISVLLPQERTPKVWGVPLVPWFPSLSIAINLFLMGSLGAQAFIRFGICTAVMLMYYILFGLHATYDMARQPKKVMSSKISEEDVEKARS; translated from the coding sequence ATGCTCTCTGTATTCTGCTATACagaatttgcggtagaaattccTGTAGCAGGAGGGTCATTTGCGTACATCAGAGTAGAACTAGGAGATTTTGCGGCCTTTATCACAGCAGGAAACATAATTCTTGGATCCATTGCTGGAGGTGCAGCAGTAGCAAGAGCCTGGACTTCTTACTTTACAACACTCCTGAACCTTCATCCAAACTCTTTACGCATACATACAAACCTCGCAGACGGGTTCAACTTATTAGATCCAATAGCTGTTGCAGTTCTAGTAATTACATCAATAATTGCAATAAGCAGCACTAGAAGAACTTCATATTTCAACTGGATAGCATCCGCAGTAAATATGATGGTGATTTTATTTGTCATAGTTGCTGGATTTGCTCATGCCAATAGCTCAAACTTGACACCCTTTATGCCACATGGTGCCAAAGGTATTTTTGTTGCAGCAGCAATTGTGTATTTTGCATATGGGGGTTTTGACAACATTGCAACCATGGCAGAGGAAACAAAAAATCCATCAAAAGACATACCACTAGGATTGCTAGGGTCAATGTCAATTATCACCGTGATATATTGCTTGATGGCACTTTCACTGAGTATGATGCAGAAGTATACTGATATAGACCCTAATGCCGCTTACTCTGTTGCATTTCAAAGCGTGGGAATGAAATGGGCAAAATATCTGGTAGCCCTTGGAGCTCTTAAGGGAATGACCACTGTCCTTTTGGTAGGAGCGATTGGGCACGCACGCTACACCACTCACATCGCACGAGTTCACATGATTCCACCATGGTTTGCACTTGTTCACCCAAAGACAGGAACTCCCATAAATGCAACTCTATTGATCAGACTTGCAAGTGCCTGTATAGCCTTCTTTTCAAGTTTGGATGTCTTGACAAGTTTGTTATCCGTAAGCAGCCTTCTTATATCGATGATGATGGCTGTTGCTCTGCTTGTGAGGAGATATTATGTCAGAGGTATCACCCCCCGAACGAATTTTTTGAAGCTAACCTTTTTTTTACAGGTCATAATTCTATCTTCCATAGGGACTTCTGCTTACTGGGGACTGAACCCTAATGGTTGGCTTGGCTACACAATAACTGTTCCCCTTTGGTTCCTGGCAACTTTGGCAATATCAGTTCTTTTGCCACAGGAAAGAACACCAAAAGTTTGGGGAGTCCCACTGGTTCCATGGTTCCCATCCCTCTCAATTGCAATAAACTTGTTTCTCATGGGATCATTAGGAGCTCAGGCATTTATAAGGTTTGGCATATGTACGGCTGTAATGCTGATGTATTATATTCTTTTTGGCCTCCATGCAACTTATGACATGGCTCGTCAACCAAAGAAGGTAATGTCGTCAAAGATCTCGGAAGAAGACGTGGAAAAAG